From the Candidatus Hydrogenedentota bacterium genome, the window TCTCACCGGACTCAATCCCGACTTGGTCGTATTTTGCGTCATACCGCGAGACTTTGAACGCCCGCCCGTCGCCCAACTCACGAGCGAAGACGTCGGATTCCCCGAGCAGCCGCCGTCGTCGGCTTTCGTGGAGAGCGTACAGATTGCGCGTATCGCGGCGGCGCGGCGGTTCGACCTGGATTGGCTTCGACCACCACGCCAGCAGTGGCGAATTGACGAGTACTATGGATCGCCGGAACGGGCGAACGTGACGGCCATTGTCGAGTTTGCGGAGGCGTTGCGCGGTACAACACGAACGCTGGTAGCGTTGCTCCCATCCAATATGAGCCGAATTCGGTATGAGGCGATGCGCGATCACGTATCCGATTTCCGGGCAGCGAACGTGCCTTTCGTCGATCTTTCGCGCGACGTTATCTTTCACGACAGTGACTTCGTCGACGGCATCCACTTGTCTCCGGATGGTCACCGCAAGGTCGGCGCGGCGCTGGCCGTAGCGATATACGATTCGACCGCCCCCGAAACGCTGGCAGCCGTGGAACAAGTCGGGCAGGCGCCCGATGCGGAACGCGAGTCAGCCGCGCCACGTTCCCGCATGAGAGGGTCATCGAGACGGGACGGTCCCGGCGGAGGAGGACGACGCTAGTGGTTGAAGAGAAAGAATCACAGCAGATGGCGAGTGTGAATCCGGAAGGATCGCCGCGACAGAAGCGTGCTGCGCGAACGAGGCCCAGGACTGCGCGGAAGACCAGCGCTTCGCGAACGAAGCGGGAGGCGCCGCGCGTACCAATGGAACCGACCGCGGCGCGCGCCGCGAAGTTCGCCGGCAACCTGGTTGAATTCGAGCGGGCGACGTTCGGGAACGCGGCATTGCTTCTAACCTCGCTGAACGACCAATCGGAGAAGGCGATTCGCCATGCCGTCGCCAGCGCGAAGTGGATGCCCAAGGAAGGCCAGAAACTCGTCGAGGAATGGCAGCGCACGTTGCGCCACTCGCTGAAGGATTTTTCGAAGACCGTCGATAAGAGCTTCGACCTCTTGTCGAAATACTTCGCGCGCCTCGAAGCGGAGTCTGCGGGCAGGGAGACATAGCGGGCGCGCGGCGGCGCCGCGGTCAGTTGACGCTCGCCGCCGTGTCGGCTGGGGCGACCGCAATCGCTTTGGGCGTGTCCGCTTTGGGTTTCCGAACGCGCCGCTTCACCGCGCCGTTGCCATTGTCGTGGCCGTTGCCCCGCGCCATTTCCGCCTCCTGCGCGCGGATGGCGTGCGCCAGCTCGACGACGTGCCGCTCCTTCACTTCCGCGGCAGCGCGCAGTTCGATGAAGCACTCGCGCATGAAGTCCATCAGCTTGTCGACGTCCGGCGCCGCATTGCCGTCCGCGATGAAGGAAATAAACAGCCGCTGATCGTAGCTGGTGATCCCGCAACTGATTCCCATCTCGAGCGCGATCGGCAGCAGTCCGTAGTAGTTCAACAACCGTTTGCCCACCGAATACAGGGGAATCTGCGGTCCCGGCACGTTCGTGCAGATTAGGTGCATCGGCGGCACCTGCCAGACCATCCCCAACGCCTGCTGCACCGTGGGCCGTGCGGCGCTGCCGAGTGCCAAGGCCTGCAACGGCGCCGGCGCGCCCTGCAACGCATTGAACATCAGCCCCACGGCCTCGCTCACGCGAGACTGCTTCAGTTCCTGCGTCGTTTCGTTGATGATGCGCAGGCGCTCGATGTGGTCCTTCACTTCGAGGGGAATCTCGACCGGCAGAAACGATATCCGGTTGCCCATCGCCCCGCGCTCGTCTTCGGTGCGGATATTCACCGGCACCAGCACGCGCAGGTAACGCTTGCGCAGTTTCTCCCCGTGCATCAACGCGTAGCGCTGGCACGCGCCGCTCAATACCGTGAGCGCGACGTCGTTCAATGTGCCGCCGCACGCCGCGCGAATCGCCCGTGCCTCCGCGAACGAAAAGTCCGCGAACGCGAATTTGCGCTCGCCGGAAAACGCCTTGTTGAACGGCATCCGCTTTGCCGGCGACAAGAAGTCCCGCATCGACGCGGCGAATTCCTTCACCGCGTCCAGCGTTTGCGACGACGTAAAGCCGCGCGCGTAGTCCGCGAGTCCTTTTTGGAACCGCGCCCAATGGTCCAGCGCATCGATCGCGTTGTCCCACAACGCGTCGTACAACAACTGCGCCTGATTGGGAATCGGCGCGGGATTGTACTTCTGCTTTTTAACCTTTTCGGGCTTCGGCCACGCGTCGAAGATGACGTACATCAGCGCGACGCCCGCAATTCCGTCCACCATGCAATGGTGGATTTTCGTCACCATCCCCGTGCGGTTGCCCTTCATCCCGTGGATGACGTAAATCTCCCACAGCGGCTTGCCGCGGTCGAGCGTGCCGCGGAACAGTCGCTCGGAGGTGCGGCGCAACGCATCATCGTCGCCTGGCGGGTCGCATTTGATGTAGTGAATGTGGTTGCCGATATCGAAGCCGGGATCGAATTCCCAGGTCGGCAGGCCGACATTGAGCGGCGCTGGAACTACGCGTTGGAGGTAGCGTGGAATTAGATGGAGCCGCGATTCGATGTGCGAGCGGAATTGCTTGGGCGAGATCTTCCCCTCGAACTGCGCCACGAACCCGACGTTCATGGGCTCCTCTTCCCGCTCCAAATACAGGAAGAAGGCGTCCATCGGCGACAACCGCCGTTTCAGATTGGGCGTGGCCATCCGCGTGCCCTCAGTCAAATTCCCGCTGCAAGTTTAACATACGACCGATTGAAACGTATCGAATCAAGACATGTGACCCTTCACACGCCGGTCCCGCGCGGCGTGGGGTCTCCGCTCGCGACTCCGCTTACTTCTTCGCCCACGGTGTTGCACTCCCGCGCATTCGCCGATGCTTTGGAGGGCGATTTCATTCTCGGTACCGGGCGCTGCCGGACATGGCGCTCCCGAGCACGGGAGTCCGGCGCCGCCAAACGCCGCCGCGCGAAACAAGGGTAACACTCTTGACAAATTGGGCCTCGGGTCCGTCGCAGCATGCGAAACGACCCCTATTTGACTGACAAATTAGCTGCGTAAAATAAGTAAATGGATAAAATACATCGACTTGAGTATTCGTAGTCAGCCGGTATAATCTCTGATTGTCTTGATTTTCCCCGGAGTGAACGCTAATCGCATTATATGAATATCCAAGAAAACTGCAATTCGAAGGAGAGCATCGCTATGAAATCAGCCCCATTCACTTGGCTGGTGTTGGCGGTCTGGAGCAGCGCACTCGGTGCTTGGGGTGACGTTTCGTTCTATCCGGCCAACATCCCGGCAGCGGAAAAGGGGGAATTCATCTTCTTCAATAGCGGTCTCATTGATCCACCGGCAAGCGAGGAAGCGTCCAAGGACCGGAACGCAGGGGTTGCGTATCTCAAGCGTTTTCGTATCTGCCTGACCAACGGCTACAAGAATTTCGAGGGAACAAACTTGGACGAATTACATCAGGCCGGGTGCGAGTTTTTTATCTATCGGTGGTTCAACGGTTATTACGAAAAGGAGCTTGTGCGTGAAGGGTCGGCGGACCAAGACCCCTATTACCGCCTCTTTCCGAAGATGATCGGCCTGCTGCGCGAAATCCACGGACGCCCCGAATGGCTAGTCAATCCGGCCACCCCCATGCAAGGCGCAGGCGCAGTTCATCCGGCGTACTTTTTTGATTACGCCGAACCGGAGTTTCGCCGTTTCTTTGTCGCGTCCATAAAAAGCGACCTGGAAGAGTCTCGCTATGATGGGGTCTTCTTCGATTACATAGGGAGCTGGGCATTGCCGGATGAAGTCAAGAAACGCTGGACCGATAAACACCCCGATAAGACGTATGACGACTGCGGCGTTCTCTTCCTTCGAGAACTTAGAATGGCGATTGGGGCGAAGAAAATCTTCGGCAATCAGGCTTACCGACTGCCCGAGGCCTACTACGACTGGATCGATTACGATGTCTCGGAAAGCAATGCCACCAGCTTCATGTGGGGTACGGAGGCTCGCTTGCATTTGCAAAATGCGGGTGACGAATTGGTCCGCGACACATTCTATCGTCCGTGGGATGGTCTCAACGGTTACAAGCGAACGAGCGCATCACGACGGGAACGTGCCGTGAAGTACCCACACGTCAAGATTTGCGACATCAACTACCTCCAACCAAGGCGAGTGCCCACGGGCAAGTCAATTGACGTGGGGGGCCAACCTCGGCCGTTTTTTGGCGAACGTCCGGATCGGCCCGCAATCTTCTACAGCTATGTTGCTGCAAAGCTCGATAATGCGGCGGCGTTCGCGAGCGATTGGTACGCCCCCGGTACAGCCGAGGACGACGTGTATTTTCTTGATCTCGGACGTCCGGTCCAAGCAAGTTTCGTGGAAACTCCTGCAGCCGTGGTTCGCTACTACGACAACGGCTTTGTCTTGCTTACGCGATCGAACGGCCCGCTGATCTTTCAACCGGATCCAAGCATGATCCCCGCCGGTACTACCGGGGTGTGGGACGTCTTCGAAGGGATTCCCGTCCGAACGTGGCCAACGAAGCAACAGGTCGTCATCGAACCCGTCTGGTATCCCTCGACACAAAGTTACTATCCAAGCGGTCGAGTGTTTATGTACCTACGGGAAATTCAGGGACGGATCACGAATTGACTACTACGGAAATCAGGCAGACTACGTGCTCTCTCTGGCCGATCCGAGGTATTCTTACGCTCATGAGCCGTGTCGCACGCATCGTGGCGCCGGAGTTTGCCCATCACGTCACGCAACGGGGCTACCGCCGCGCCGATGTGTTTTGCTCCGACGACGACCACCGCGCCCTGCGGTGGAAAAGAGATTCCTGCACAACTCGAGGGCCTCGTCGGACGTCTCCAGCAGCCCCCCAAACGCGGGCGCAAACCTCAGCCCAAGCTGCCTCCACACGGCGGCGCTACGGGGAATGGCGAAGAGCGGTTGAAATGAACTTAAATCGCAGTCTGTCCCTGAATTTTCCGCGCCGAAGACAGGTTCTGCAGGTGGTGAATCTGCCGGAAAACCATTTTCTGAAAAAACCAAGCGGGATCAAAAGGCAAAAGACCCCAATTGTACATATTGCGGAGATCCCGTTGAAGAAGTAGATCACGTAGTCCCGCGATCTAAAGGCGGAAACGCGACAGCAGAAAACGCTCAGTCAACATGTAAACACTGTAATCGCTCTAAAGGGGCACGCGCAGCACCGGTTACACTTCCCCCTCATCATCGCTAATGCAAATTCAATAATGAAAACTCTCAGACTACAATTTCACGCCGACAGGGCAGATACTATGGACAGGGATTCCCTGAAGGACGCAATCAGTAGTGCATTGGACAAGTTTGGCGGCGCGTATAGCTATAGCATGACAGAGATCGATACCGACAGGCCTGTAGTCAACTATTTGTTCAGATCAGATCACCCGCGTGAACTGTGGGATATTCTGCAGGAGCGACTATTCAAAAATCCAAGATTTGGACGATGTCTTTCTGAATCTTCGATTGTAACATGCCAAGGCGACACGGGTTGGGGCGATACCTTAACACTTCTCCATTTTGATCCGTCGGTGAAATTGCAGGATTTCAATGGCAACGAGATGGAACAGATCCTGTGTAGGTTTCACAGGAATCCAATATGGGGGCAGCGCGCAGACTTTCTAATTTTAGCGTGTATTGTCAATGTACATGATGATTTCGCCCCGCCAGAGGTGGAAGAATTATGGGCGCGGCGCGTTGGACAGTATGCTTTCGAAGTATGCTGTATACCATTTTATGCGTACGATATTAATCTTGGAGACATAGTAGAAACAAACAGAAAGTTTCTAGTTAAATCTATAATTATAGCTTCTCAGAACTACACTTTCCGTGTTTGGTTCGGTGAAACAAAAGGTTCCAAAGCGCGTAGTGAAATAGTGGGCGCTATCCAGGATTTGGGGTGTGAAATGGAATGGTCGAGTACCGATTTGCTTGCAGTCAGTGCTCAGTCGCATTTCGCGCAGCGAGTTGCAGACTACCTACACCAACAAGAGCTAAGTGAAAGATTACAATACGAAACTGGGCGTTTGAAGTAGGTAATTCTCTAGCGGGTGTTCGGGCTGTGGGGGCGGCGGGCGGCTGACGAAGGTCATTGACGCGGAAGCGAACGAGACGACGCTCGAG encodes:
- a CDS encoding wax ester/triacylglycerol synthase family O-acyltransferase, which codes for MATPNLKRRLSPMDAFFLYLEREEEPMNVGFVAQFEGKISPKQFRSHIESRLHLIPRYLQRVVPAPLNVGLPTWEFDPGFDIGNHIHYIKCDPPGDDDALRRTSERLFRGTLDRGKPLWEIYVIHGMKGNRTGMVTKIHHCMVDGIAGVALMYVIFDAWPKPEKVKKQKYNPAPIPNQAQLLYDALWDNAIDALDHWARFQKGLADYARGFTSSQTLDAVKEFAASMRDFLSPAKRMPFNKAFSGERKFAFADFSFAEARAIRAACGGTLNDVALTVLSGACQRYALMHGEKLRKRYLRVLVPVNIRTEDERGAMGNRISFLPVEIPLEVKDHIERLRIINETTQELKQSRVSEAVGLMFNALQGAPAPLQALALGSAARPTVQQALGMVWQVPPMHLICTNVPGPQIPLYSVGKRLLNYYGLLPIALEMGISCGITSYDQRLFISFIADGNAAPDVDKLMDFMRECFIELRAAAEVKERHVVELAHAIRAQEAEMARGNGHDNGNGAVKRRVRKPKADTPKAIAVAPADTAASVN
- a CDS encoding SGNH/GDSL hydrolase family protein, which gives rise to MSTVRAEPESPPAGAERAAAHPTEKARAVFTAVRNGLIVIALSFAILELILRILGVANPVLYERNPDLGYRIKPNQKSSFIGNPIVINSFGVRDARPLDTRDPAKQRVVCLGDSVTWGGIYVRQDELFTSIAERKLGNTEVINAGVNGYSTTQMARLYERYLTGLNPDLVVFCVIPRDFERPPVAQLTSEDVGFPEQPPSSAFVESVQIARIAAARRFDLDWLRPPRQQWRIDEYYGSPERANVTAIVEFAEALRGTTRTLVALLPSNMSRIRYEAMRDHVSDFRAANVPFVDLSRDVIFHDSDFVDGIHLSPDGHRKVGAALAVAIYDSTAPETLAAVEQVGQAPDAERESAAPRSRMRGSSRRDGPGGGGRR
- a CDS encoding DUF4265 domain-containing protein, with the translated sequence MDRDSLKDAISSALDKFGGAYSYSMTEIDTDRPVVNYLFRSDHPRELWDILQERLFKNPRFGRCLSESSIVTCQGDTGWGDTLTLLHFDPSVKLQDFNGNEMEQILCRFHRNPIWGQRADFLILACIVNVHDDFAPPEVEELWARRVGQYAFEVCCIPFYAYDINLGDIVETNRKFLVKSIIIASQNYTFRVWFGETKGSKARSEIVGAIQDLGCEMEWSSTDLLAVSAQSHFAQRVADYLHQQELSERLQYETGRLK